A window from Vulcanimicrobium alpinum encodes these proteins:
- the glyA gene encoding serine hydroxymethyltransferase, translated as MQLLQPETLAVQDPELWASIENEERRQRDNLELIASENYASRAVREATASVMTNKYAEGYPGKRYYGGCEFVDVAETLAIERLKKLFGAAHANVQPHAGAQANMAAMMAVLQPGDTILGMSLAHGGHLTHGTKVSSSGKLYNALAYGVRKDTELIDYDQVRELAREHKPKLIIAGASAYPRTMDYAPFREIADEIGALFLVDMAHIAGLVAAGLHPSPVPFAQFVTSTTHKTLRGPRGGIILSTAEYAQAVDKSVFPGIQGGPFMHIIAAKAVAFGEALQPSFRTYQQQVLDNARAMGEELLRAGVRLVGGGTDTHLLLVDLTPKNLTGKAVEHYLDEIRITVNKNAIPFDPQKPAVTSGIRIGSPAITSRGFGEAEAREVGKIIGEALTDIETGAKKDALRARVAELTERHDVP; from the coding sequence ATGCAACTGCTGCAGCCCGAGACGCTCGCCGTTCAGGATCCCGAACTCTGGGCGTCGATCGAGAACGAAGAGCGCCGCCAGCGCGACAACCTCGAGTTGATCGCGTCGGAGAACTACGCCAGCCGCGCGGTGCGCGAAGCGACGGCGTCCGTGATGACCAACAAGTACGCGGAGGGCTATCCCGGCAAACGGTACTATGGCGGCTGCGAATTCGTCGACGTCGCCGAGACGCTCGCGATCGAACGGCTGAAAAAGCTGTTTGGCGCCGCGCACGCCAACGTCCAGCCGCACGCCGGCGCGCAGGCCAACATGGCCGCGATGATGGCGGTGCTGCAGCCCGGCGACACGATCCTGGGGATGTCGCTCGCGCACGGCGGCCACCTCACGCACGGCACGAAGGTCTCGTCCAGCGGCAAGCTCTACAACGCGCTCGCCTACGGCGTGCGCAAGGACACCGAGCTGATCGATTACGATCAGGTGCGCGAGCTCGCGCGCGAGCACAAGCCGAAGCTGATCATCGCCGGCGCGAGCGCGTATCCGCGCACGATGGACTACGCGCCGTTCCGCGAGATCGCCGACGAGATCGGCGCGCTGTTTCTGGTCGACATGGCCCATATCGCGGGCCTGGTCGCCGCCGGTCTCCATCCGTCGCCGGTCCCGTTCGCGCAGTTCGTCACCTCGACGACGCACAAGACGCTGCGCGGGCCGCGCGGCGGGATCATCCTCAGCACTGCGGAGTACGCGCAGGCCGTCGACAAGAGCGTCTTTCCCGGAATTCAGGGCGGACCGTTCATGCACATCATCGCGGCGAAGGCGGTCGCGTTCGGCGAAGCGCTCCAGCCGTCGTTCCGCACCTACCAGCAGCAGGTGCTCGACAACGCGCGCGCGATGGGCGAGGAACTCCTGCGCGCCGGCGTGCGGCTCGTCGGCGGCGGAACCGATACGCATTTGCTGCTCGTCGATCTCACGCCGAAGAACCTCACCGGCAAAGCCGTCGAGCACTACCTCGACGAGATCCGCATCACCGTCAACAAGAACGCGATCCCGTTCGATCCGCAAAAGCCCGCAGTCACGAGCGGGATCCGCATCGGGTCACCCGCGATCACCTCGCGGGGCTTCGGTGAAGCGGAGGCGCGCGAAGTCGGCAAGATCATCGGCGAAGCGCTCACCGACATCGAGACCGGCGCGAAGAAGGACGCGCTGCGCGCGCGCGTCGCGGAGTTGACCGAACGCCACGACGTCCCGTAG
- a CDS encoding cryptochrome/photolyase family protein, with protein MAQRYPLSLVWLRRDLRLDDNVALRRAAEASEWIACAFVLDPPLLRGPRVGPPIVQFFFDSLGVLRERLRQQGSDLALLEGDFSGELVRLARRIDARAVFYNVDYDPDAVARDEGVERALRAAGLDVHAQTDHVYFGARDVLQESGKPYTVYTPYRRRWNARFDAEPHPPVASERAAGPKLLARDAIGATCEVPRPEDYGHASSERYPRGGSAQAKSLLRAFLTDEIDTYAERRNAPALDGTSHLSPHLRAGTIGIRTLVHTAAKRAAAARGASRTGIDTWTGELVWRDFYQQLLVHFPRVAHQPFVEAATAIAYERDERRWNAWRDGTTGYPIVDAAMIQLNTTGWMHNRLRMIVASFYTKHLLGDYRDGERYFERHLADADLAANNGGWQWSSSTGTDAAPYFRVFNPTLQGEKFDPDGAFVRAMIPALVKVPSMYVHQPWTLPPLLQAEYGCVIGRDYPAPIVDHAEARKRAIDVYGAALGRRVRT; from the coding sequence ATGGCCCAACGGTATCCGCTCTCGCTCGTCTGGCTGCGCCGCGATCTGCGGCTCGACGATAACGTCGCGCTGCGCCGCGCCGCCGAAGCGAGCGAATGGATCGCGTGCGCGTTCGTCCTCGATCCGCCGCTGCTGCGCGGACCGCGCGTCGGACCGCCGATCGTTCAGTTCTTCTTCGACTCGCTTGGTGTGCTGCGCGAGCGCCTTCGCCAGCAGGGCTCCGATCTCGCGCTCCTCGAGGGTGACTTCTCCGGCGAACTGGTGCGCTTGGCCCGCCGCATCGACGCGCGCGCGGTCTTCTACAACGTCGACTACGACCCCGACGCGGTCGCCCGCGACGAGGGCGTCGAGCGCGCGCTGCGCGCCGCTGGCCTCGACGTGCACGCTCAGACCGACCACGTGTACTTCGGCGCGCGCGACGTGCTGCAGGAGAGCGGCAAGCCGTACACCGTGTACACGCCGTATCGCCGGCGCTGGAATGCGCGCTTCGACGCGGAGCCGCATCCGCCGGTCGCCTCCGAACGCGCAGCGGGGCCGAAGCTGCTCGCGCGCGATGCGATCGGTGCGACCTGCGAGGTCCCGCGCCCCGAAGACTACGGCCACGCATCGAGCGAGCGCTATCCGCGCGGGGGGAGCGCACAGGCGAAATCGCTGCTGCGCGCGTTTCTGACGGACGAGATCGACACATACGCCGAACGGCGCAACGCCCCGGCGCTCGACGGCACATCGCATCTCTCACCGCATCTGCGCGCCGGCACGATCGGGATCCGCACGCTGGTCCACACCGCAGCGAAGCGCGCGGCGGCCGCGCGCGGTGCGTCGCGCACCGGAATCGACACGTGGACCGGCGAGCTGGTGTGGCGCGATTTCTACCAGCAGCTGCTCGTGCATTTCCCGCGCGTCGCGCATCAACCGTTCGTCGAGGCGGCGACGGCGATCGCGTACGAACGCGACGAACGCCGCTGGAACGCGTGGCGCGACGGCACGACCGGCTACCCGATCGTCGACGCGGCGATGATCCAGCTTAACACGACGGGCTGGATGCACAACCGCCTGCGCATGATCGTCGCGTCGTTCTATACCAAGCATCTACTCGGCGACTACCGCGACGGCGAGCGCTACTTCGAACGGCACCTCGCCGACGCCGATCTGGCGGCCAACAACGGCGGCTGGCAGTGGTCGTCGTCGACGGGGACCGACGCGGCGCCGTACTTCCGCGTCTTCAACCCGACGCTCCAAGGCGAGAAGTTCGATCCGGACGGCGCATTCGTGCGCGCGATGATCCCCGCGCTCGTCAAGGTGCCGTCGATGTACGTCCATCAGCCGTGGACCCTGCCGCCGCTCCTGCAGGCCGAGTACGGCTGCGTCATCGGCCGCGACTATCCCGCTCCGATCGTCGACCATGCCGAAGCGCGCAAGCGCGCGATCGACGTGTACGGTGCCGCACTCGGCAGGCGCGTGCGCACGTAA
- a CDS encoding dipeptide epimerase, which produces MPAISLSVEPLDLPLKHTFTIARSSESVAHSVLLRLHWNGIDALGESAPIERYRESVQSVTAGLSGLRLGDDPYALERLLHGLPPAQMCALDIALHDCISKDVDRPLWRLLGVDPAQTPRTSFTIGISDLDETLAKVREVGTHPVLKVKLGKGAEIETVAAIRSIYAGTIRIDANEGWTPEQTVELLCELARFEIEFCEQPIPAGSPEKLRWIRERSPIPIVTDEDSKDARDLPALLGCVDGINVKLVKCGGIRGALAMIHTARAMGFKIMLGCMVESQILATAAAHLSPLVDWADLDGPFLTARDPFTGITYDDGKIVLPDGPGLGVRPRQPQDDLAGAVR; this is translated from the coding sequence GTGCCTGCCATCTCGCTTTCGGTCGAACCGCTCGATCTCCCGCTGAAGCATACGTTCACCATCGCGCGCAGCTCCGAATCGGTCGCGCATTCGGTGCTGCTGCGCCTGCACTGGAATGGGATCGACGCGCTCGGCGAGAGCGCGCCGATCGAACGGTATCGCGAGAGCGTGCAGAGCGTGACCGCCGGCCTCTCTGGGCTCCGGCTCGGCGACGATCCCTACGCGCTTGAGCGCCTCCTGCACGGCCTCCCGCCGGCGCAGATGTGCGCGCTCGACATCGCGCTGCACGACTGCATCAGCAAGGACGTCGACCGTCCGCTGTGGCGCCTGCTCGGCGTCGATCCGGCGCAGACCCCGCGCACCTCGTTCACGATCGGGATCAGCGACCTCGACGAGACGCTCGCGAAGGTGCGCGAAGTCGGGACGCATCCCGTCCTCAAAGTGAAGCTCGGCAAAGGCGCGGAGATCGAGACGGTCGCCGCGATCCGCTCGATCTACGCCGGCACGATCCGCATCGACGCGAACGAAGGGTGGACGCCCGAACAGACCGTCGAGCTGCTGTGCGAGTTGGCTCGCTTCGAGATCGAGTTCTGCGAACAGCCGATCCCCGCCGGATCGCCGGAGAAACTGCGCTGGATCCGCGAGCGCTCGCCGATCCCGATCGTCACCGACGAAGACTCGAAGGACGCGCGCGATCTGCCGGCGCTGCTCGGCTGCGTCGACGGGATCAACGTCAAGCTGGTGAAGTGCGGCGGGATCCGCGGCGCCTTGGCGATGATTCACACCGCGCGCGCGATGGGCTTCAAGATCATGCTCGGCTGCATGGTCGAGTCGCAGATCCTCGCGACGGCGGCGGCGCATCTCAGCCCGCTGGTCGACTGGGCCGACCTCGACGGGCCGTTCCTCACCGCGCGCGATCCGTTCACGGGGATCACCTACGACGACGGCAAGATCGTGCTGCCGGACGGACCGGGGCTCGGCGTGCGTCCGCGTCAGCCGCAGGACGACTTGGCGGGGGCGGTCCGCTGA
- a CDS encoding DUF1611 domain-containing protein, translating to MIRYSSDTVVAVIDPDYAGKRVRDVLPYLESDAPVVASVDAGLAYHPTSLLVGIAPAGGALPEEFREAIRIGMRAGLEIVSGLHAMLGDDEEFAALAREHDSRIWDLRLPPAAPLFSGAAWDVTARIVLTVGSDAAVGKMTASLELTRAARDRGADAAFVATGQIGIAIAGWGTAIDRVVADFAPGAAEHLVLEGQRRARDLLFLEGQGGINNPAFAPVTLALMYGGAPDALVLVHNVARTVIEDYDVPILSYRALIRTYESLCATVKPAPVVGIALNTRECTDDEAREHIERARAETGLPCDDVVRNGPHALYDAIAPAIVKTSVLHA from the coding sequence GTGATCCGCTACTCGAGCGACACCGTCGTCGCGGTGATCGATCCCGACTACGCAGGGAAGCGCGTGCGCGACGTCCTGCCGTATCTCGAGAGCGACGCGCCGGTAGTCGCGTCGGTGGACGCGGGCCTCGCGTACCATCCCACCTCGCTCCTCGTTGGGATCGCGCCCGCCGGCGGCGCCTTGCCGGAAGAGTTTCGCGAGGCGATCCGGATCGGGATGCGCGCCGGGCTCGAGATCGTGAGCGGCCTGCACGCCATGCTCGGCGACGACGAAGAGTTCGCGGCGCTCGCGCGGGAACACGACTCGCGGATCTGGGATCTGCGGCTCCCGCCGGCGGCGCCGCTCTTCTCCGGCGCGGCGTGGGACGTCACCGCGCGCATCGTCCTCACCGTCGGCAGCGATGCCGCGGTCGGGAAGATGACGGCCTCGCTCGAGTTGACGCGCGCCGCGCGCGACCGCGGCGCCGACGCCGCCTTCGTGGCGACCGGACAGATCGGGATCGCGATCGCCGGCTGGGGGACCGCGATCGATCGCGTCGTCGCCGACTTCGCACCGGGCGCCGCCGAACACCTCGTCCTCGAAGGGCAGCGGCGCGCGCGCGATCTGCTCTTTCTCGAAGGGCAAGGCGGGATCAACAACCCGGCGTTCGCGCCGGTGACCCTGGCGCTGATGTACGGCGGAGCGCCCGACGCGCTGGTCCTGGTGCACAACGTCGCGCGAACGGTGATCGAGGACTACGACGTGCCGATTCTCTCCTATCGTGCGTTGATCCGGACGTATGAATCGCTGTGCGCGACGGTCAAGCCGGCGCCGGTCGTGGGGATCGCGCTCAACACGCGCGAGTGCACCGACGACGAAGCGCGCGAACACATCGAGCGCGCCCGCGCCGAGACGGGTCTGCCGTGCGACGACGTCGTGCGCAACGGTCCGCACGCCCTCTACGATGCCATCGCGCCGGCGATCGTGAAGACGAGCGTGCTGCATGCGTAA
- a CDS encoding peptide ABC transporter substrate-binding protein: protein MRKLLALAAACAVLVSACTKVDSAGAPAGGAPAASGAPKNPWTKPGHLTIGFAGEEPDSLNEMFSHTDAADQISNLIDEPLFRYDPNGEFLPAAAAVVPTIANHGISADGKTIALHFRPNMKWSDGAPYDARDLVFTWHAVMNPANNAKLRLGWDDIRAIDLSDHDLTATVHLKNVYSGILGIWAFGGAAVPPLPAHLLAKLPDINHAPFNAKPISSGPFVLTQWNHGASLEFAANPNYWRGKPGLDTIAIKIVPNADTLFNELQTHEVDLYESVPEVQIPRLPQLTGYTITKQLSANYRRLEFNTSRPQLADVRVRRAIAEAVNWDRINQTIYHGYNIRAVSDLLPTNWAAPVGISNYPYDVENAKKLLDAAGWHAGADGMRMKGGVPFAFSVSTTPSKPANVQAEVQMQQDLRAVGIQLEIKNYQTSLLFAQNGPIYTGKFDSEFTIYTDAPDPDNEGLWSGKFIPPHGANTTWLNDPVLTQTSHDALLTFDRAKRKALYQREAERVHELAPVVYLYWQNSFSAVNSDLKNWKPASYISNYWNCWEWTL, encoded by the coding sequence ATGCGTAAGCTCCTAGCACTCGCCGCCGCCTGCGCCGTGCTCGTAAGCGCCTGCACGAAGGTCGACTCCGCCGGCGCGCCCGCCGGCGGCGCCCCCGCTGCGAGCGGTGCGCCGAAGAACCCGTGGACGAAGCCCGGCCATCTCACGATCGGCTTCGCGGGCGAAGAGCCCGACAGCCTCAACGAGATGTTCTCCCACACGGACGCGGCGGATCAGATCAGCAACCTGATCGACGAACCGCTCTTCCGCTACGATCCGAACGGGGAGTTTCTGCCCGCCGCGGCGGCGGTCGTCCCGACGATCGCGAACCACGGGATCAGCGCCGACGGCAAAACGATCGCCCTGCACTTCCGCCCGAACATGAAATGGTCGGACGGCGCGCCGTACGACGCGCGCGACCTGGTCTTCACCTGGCACGCGGTGATGAACCCCGCGAACAACGCGAAACTGCGGCTGGGCTGGGACGACATCCGCGCGATCGATCTCAGCGACCACGACCTCACCGCGACCGTGCACCTCAAGAACGTCTATTCCGGGATCCTCGGGATCTGGGCGTTCGGCGGCGCTGCGGTCCCGCCGCTCCCCGCGCACCTGCTCGCGAAGCTGCCCGACATCAACCACGCGCCGTTTAACGCGAAGCCGATTTCGAGCGGGCCGTTCGTGCTCACCCAGTGGAACCACGGCGCGTCGCTGGAGTTCGCGGCGAACCCGAACTACTGGCGCGGCAAGCCCGGGCTCGACACGATCGCGATCAAGATCGTCCCCAACGCCGACACGCTCTTCAACGAGCTGCAGACGCACGAGGTCGACCTGTACGAATCGGTCCCCGAGGTGCAGATCCCGCGGCTTCCGCAGCTCACCGGCTACACCATCACCAAACAGCTCAGCGCGAACTATCGCCGCTTGGAGTTCAACACCTCGCGGCCGCAGCTCGCGGACGTACGCGTACGCCGCGCGATCGCAGAGGCGGTCAATTGGGATCGCATCAACCAGACCATTTACCACGGCTACAACATCCGCGCGGTGAGCGATCTGCTGCCGACGAACTGGGCGGCGCCGGTCGGGATCAGCAACTATCCGTACGACGTCGAGAACGCGAAGAAACTGCTCGATGCCGCGGGGTGGCACGCCGGCGCCGACGGGATGCGCATGAAGGGCGGCGTGCCGTTCGCGTTCTCCGTCTCGACCACGCCGTCGAAGCCGGCGAACGTGCAGGCCGAAGTGCAGATGCAGCAAGATCTGCGCGCCGTCGGGATCCAGCTCGAGATCAAAAACTATCAGACGAGCCTGCTCTTCGCGCAGAACGGTCCCATCTATACCGGCAAGTTCGACAGCGAGTTCACGATCTACACCGACGCGCCGGATCCCGACAACGAGGGGCTCTGGAGCGGCAAGTTCATCCCGCCGCACGGCGCGAACACGACCTGGCTCAACGATCCCGTCCTCACGCAGACCAGTCACGACGCGCTGCTGACGTTCGACCGCGCGAAGCGCAAAGCACTCTATCAGCGCGAGGCCGAGCGCGTCCACGAACTCGCCCCCGTCGTGTACCTCTACTGGCAGAACTCGTTCTCGGCGGTGAACTCGGATCTGAAGAACTGGAAGCCTGCCTCGTACATTTCGAACTACTGGAACTGCTGGGAGTGGACGTTGTGA
- a CDS encoding C39 family peptidase, which translates to MLHLIERPGTHALVRVAPSTRAVVSWNAAAPSGRLALIAHRADGTVSNALPYVHWAPSMRRSLDGADAVTRIAIDIVRSDVALTAIEIESSVALDAVAVTVPPAAGTRVPRVERAAPLEVPEVSQYLAAFPRERGWCSAASLAMLMRAQGINASVNDIADGAFDSSYRGHGNWAFNTAYAGAHGLRAVVAYLSGLDHVAAFLAAGLPVAISISWHGDQLPGAPLEHSDGHLIVVCGIGRAWVEVNDPAAPAIATRYPRAALDRVFREHGGVAYLVAPAARSAELAALANAGGPAAQRT; encoded by the coding sequence GTGCTGCACCTGATCGAACGGCCCGGCACGCACGCGCTGGTGCGCGTCGCGCCGTCAACGCGCGCGGTCGTCTCGTGGAATGCGGCCGCGCCGAGCGGCCGGCTCGCGCTGATCGCGCACCGCGCCGACGGCACGGTCTCGAATGCGCTTCCGTACGTCCACTGGGCGCCGAGCATGCGGCGCTCGCTCGACGGCGCAGACGCCGTCACCCGGATCGCGATCGACATCGTGCGCAGCGACGTTGCGCTGACGGCGATCGAGATCGAGAGCAGCGTCGCGCTGGACGCGGTCGCGGTGACGGTCCCACCGGCCGCGGGCACACGCGTGCCGCGCGTCGAGCGAGCCGCGCCGCTCGAAGTGCCCGAGGTGTCGCAGTATCTCGCCGCGTTTCCGCGCGAGCGCGGCTGGTGCTCCGCCGCCTCGCTCGCGATGCTGATGCGGGCGCAAGGGATCAACGCGAGCGTCAACGATATCGCCGACGGCGCTTTCGACAGTTCGTATCGTGGTCACGGCAACTGGGCGTTCAACACCGCGTACGCGGGAGCGCACGGTCTACGCGCGGTCGTCGCGTATCTGAGCGGGCTCGACCACGTCGCGGCGTTCCTCGCCGCCGGCTTGCCGGTGGCGATCTCGATCAGCTGGCACGGCGATCAGCTGCCGGGCGCGCCTCTCGAGCACAGCGACGGCCACCTGATCGTCGTGTGCGGGATCGGGCGCGCCTGGGTCGAGGTGAACGACCCAGCGGCGCCGGCGATCGCGACGCGCTATCCGCGCGCGGCGCTCGACCGCGTCTTCCGCGAGCACGGCGGCGTCGCATACCTCGTCGCACCGGCGGCGCGCAGCGCCGAACTCGCCGCACTGGCGAACGCCGGCGGCCCCGCCGCGCAGCGCACGTAG
- a CDS encoding tRNA (cytidine(34)-2'-O)-methyltransferase: MGAQPQDRLVALDAVRDAPLHVVLVEPQIPPNTGNVARLCAATGCALHLVEPLGFTVDDRTLKRAGLDYWNALGVVTHPSLDAFLATFAIDRCWLLTTRAQRTYAQAPFARGDALVFGKETAGLPQRLLDAHVDRALRIPMREGAVRSINLSTSVGIVTYAALSALGFPGLR; this comes from the coding sequence GTGGGCGCGCAGCCGCAAGACCGGCTCGTCGCGCTCGACGCGGTGCGCGACGCGCCTCTGCACGTCGTGCTCGTCGAGCCGCAGATCCCGCCGAACACCGGGAACGTCGCGCGCCTGTGCGCTGCGACCGGCTGCGCGCTGCACCTCGTCGAGCCGCTCGGGTTTACGGTCGACGACCGCACGCTCAAGCGCGCCGGGCTCGACTACTGGAACGCGCTCGGCGTCGTGACGCATCCCTCGCTCGACGCGTTTCTCGCGACGTTTGCGATCGATCGCTGCTGGCTACTCACGACGCGCGCGCAACGCACCTACGCGCAGGCGCCGTTCGCGCGCGGCGACGCGCTCGTGTTCGGCAAAGAGACCGCGGGGCTGCCGCAGCGGCTGCTCGACGCGCACGTGGACCGCGCGCTGCGCATCCCGATGCGCGAGGGTGCGGTGCGCTCGATCAATCTCTCGACGTCGGTCGGGATCGTGACTTACGCGGCGCTCTCCGCGTTGGGCTTCCCCGGCTTGCGCTGA
- a CDS encoding MFS transporter, translated as MALLGIAHVADDCNQSFVPALLPYLIAARGLTHTEAGTLVLAQAIASSVLQPAIGQLADRRSMPWLIALGLALAGGGVALVGIAPTLPLLWGSALISGIGVAMFHPEAARFANYVAGARKATGMRWFAAGGNVGFAVGPAFATAAIAAWGLHGTLAAAIPVLVVGAAVLYEVRRLRTFVPAHATKRTGQGTDDWRAFGTLSIFVVVRSMAYFGFVAFVPLYVVEVLHAPAAVGDGLLTMFLVFGVLGTLSGGPIADRFGRRTVLVASTGIAAVMTAVLVATTHGGSLPLAIPLLAITGFVFVASQSAYIVLGQEFLPNRIGLASGVTLGLAVSLGGAFAPVMGQIADRWGVSATILAAGALCVMAAAAAFALPADRRGERLQRKPGKPNAESAA; from the coding sequence ATGGCCTTGCTAGGGATCGCTCACGTCGCCGACGACTGCAACCAGAGCTTCGTCCCGGCGCTCCTGCCGTATCTGATCGCCGCCCGCGGCCTGACCCACACCGAGGCCGGCACGCTGGTACTCGCGCAGGCGATCGCGTCGTCGGTCCTGCAGCCGGCGATCGGCCAGCTCGCCGACCGCCGCTCGATGCCGTGGCTGATCGCGCTCGGACTCGCGCTCGCCGGCGGCGGCGTCGCGCTGGTCGGGATCGCACCGACGCTCCCGCTGCTCTGGGGGAGCGCGCTCATCAGCGGAATCGGCGTCGCGATGTTCCATCCCGAGGCGGCCCGCTTCGCCAACTACGTCGCCGGCGCGCGCAAGGCGACCGGGATGCGCTGGTTCGCCGCCGGCGGGAACGTCGGTTTCGCGGTCGGTCCGGCGTTCGCGACCGCCGCGATCGCCGCATGGGGCCTGCACGGAACGCTCGCGGCAGCGATCCCGGTGCTGGTCGTCGGCGCCGCGGTGCTGTACGAGGTCCGTCGTCTGCGTACGTTCGTCCCCGCGCACGCCACGAAGCGCACCGGGCAGGGCACCGACGACTGGCGCGCGTTCGGCACGCTCTCGATCTTCGTCGTCGTGCGCTCGATGGCGTACTTCGGGTTCGTCGCGTTCGTCCCGCTGTACGTCGTCGAAGTGCTGCATGCGCCGGCGGCGGTCGGCGACGGCCTGCTGACGATGTTCCTGGTCTTCGGCGTGCTCGGAACGCTCTCGGGCGGTCCGATCGCCGACCGTTTCGGCCGGCGCACCGTGCTGGTTGCGTCGACGGGGATCGCTGCGGTGATGACGGCGGTGCTCGTGGCGACGACGCACGGCGGCAGCTTGCCCCTCGCGATCCCGCTCCTCGCGATCACCGGCTTCGTCTTTGTGGCGTCGCAGTCGGCGTACATCGTCCTCGGCCAAGAGTTCTTGCCGAATCGCATAGGGCTCGCGTCCGGGGTGACGCTCGGGCTCGCCGTCTCGCTCGGCGGCGCGTTCGCGCCCGTGATGGGACAGATCGCCGACCGCTGGGGCGTGAGCGCGACGATTCTCGCGGCGGGGGCGCTCTGCGTGATGGCGGCGGCAGCGGCGTTCGCGCTGCCGGCGGACCGCCGCGGCGAGAGGCTTCAGCGCAAGCCGGGGAAGCCCAACGCGGAGAGCGCCGCGTAA
- a CDS encoding uracil-DNA glycosylase, producing MRPSATIEAIGARVVRCRRCPELRAYCADVGRVKKRAFREHEYWAKPVPGWGDPHARVVLVGLAPGAHGSNRTGRVFTGDGSGEWLYRALHRAGFANQPHAVDRNDGLALRDAFITAAVRCAPPGNKPTPQQRARCLPYLREELDTLAHARVIVTLGKLADDTIHAMVKERGAYRSGRAPFAHLAETTVDLGPLRDVVVLTSYHPSRQNTNTGVLTEPMLDAVFVRARALALR from the coding sequence GTGAGGCCGTCTGCGACCATCGAGGCGATCGGAGCGCGCGTCGTCCGCTGCCGCCGGTGTCCGGAACTCCGCGCGTATTGCGCCGACGTCGGGCGCGTGAAGAAGCGCGCGTTTCGCGAGCACGAGTACTGGGCGAAGCCGGTCCCCGGCTGGGGCGATCCCCACGCACGCGTCGTACTCGTCGGCCTCGCGCCGGGGGCGCACGGTTCCAACCGCACCGGGCGCGTGTTCACCGGCGACGGCAGCGGCGAGTGGCTGTACCGCGCCCTGCATCGCGCCGGCTTCGCGAACCAGCCGCACGCGGTCGACCGCAACGACGGGCTCGCGCTGCGCGACGCCTTCATCACCGCCGCCGTGCGCTGCGCGCCGCCCGGGAACAAGCCGACGCCGCAGCAGCGCGCGCGCTGCCTGCCGTATCTGCGCGAAGAACTCGACACGCTCGCCCACGCGCGCGTGATCGTCACCCTCGGCAAACTCGCCGACGACACGATCCATGCGATGGTCAAGGAGCGCGGCGCCTACCGCAGCGGCCGCGCTCCGTTCGCGCATCTCGCCGAGACGACCGTCGATCTCGGCCCGCTCCGCGACGTCGTCGTCCTCACGTCGTATCATCCGAGCCGTCAGAACACCAACACGGGCGTCCTGACCGAGCCGATGCTCGATGCCGTCTTCGTTCGCGCCCGGGCGCTTGCATTGCGCTGA
- a CDS encoding DpnI domain-containing protein, whose product MAKPDRKVLLQNAIEVTSPLRSWKLLVQDVVEKQPRHFTLADVLRYEDELRAAYPLNRFVGAKIRQSLQVLRDQGVLRFHGGGRYERLDAPATFSPLIDATLAEGYSSRAQIARIVIETWAEMNLYCLRCTRDALARLPANMPVADFACISCDARYQLKAKDGRIGSTLIGASYATTIGAVREGAMPVYILAEFDGRGASVVYADALPGSLIDEPRIIARKPLSPNARRAVWQGCIINVDGIPRVPIVEPAGADRADVRRRWGELHPS is encoded by the coding sequence TTGGCGAAACCGGATCGCAAGGTCCTGCTGCAGAATGCGATCGAGGTGACCTCCCCCCTGCGTTCATGGAAATTGCTCGTTCAGGACGTCGTCGAGAAGCAACCTCGCCACTTTACCCTCGCCGACGTTCTTCGATACGAAGATGAGTTGCGAGCTGCATATCCATTGAATCGCTTCGTCGGCGCGAAAATCAGACAGAGTCTTCAAGTCCTCCGCGACCAGGGTGTGTTGCGATTTCATGGAGGCGGCCGTTACGAGCGTCTCGACGCGCCGGCGACATTCAGCCCCTTGATCGATGCGACTCTCGCGGAGGGGTACTCGAGTCGGGCGCAGATCGCCCGCATCGTCATCGAAACGTGGGCGGAGATGAATCTCTATTGTCTGCGCTGCACCCGCGATGCGTTGGCGCGACTCCCGGCAAACATGCCCGTCGCAGACTTTGCCTGCATTTCATGCGACGCTCGGTATCAGCTGAAAGCGAAAGACGGGCGAATTGGATCGACGCTTATTGGAGCCTCGTACGCAACGACGATCGGTGCGGTGCGCGAGGGCGCAATGCCGGTTTACATTCTTGCCGAATTCGACGGTCGCGGCGCAAGCGTCGTGTATGCCGATGCTTTGCCGGGATCGCTCATCGACGAGCCCCGCATCATCGCCCGCAAGCCACTCTCTCCAAATGCACGTCGGGCGGTCTGGCAGGGCTGCATCATCAATGTCGACGGGATACCGCGCGTCCCGATCGTCGAGCCCGCAGGTGCGGACCGTGCCGACGTGCGCCGACGCTGGGGAGAGCTGCACCCTTCTTGA